GATCCGCGCCTGCGCGACCTGCTTCGTCGTTACCTCGGGGAACAGGGTTTCAATGTCTTTGTGGCCGAAAATGCAACGGCCATGAACAAGCTTTGGGTGCGCGAGCGCTTCGACTTGCTCGTGCTGGACCTGATGCTCCCCGGTGAAGACGGTCTCTCTATTTGCCGCCGTCTGCGTGGCGCGAATGACCGCACGCCGATCATCATGTTAACGGCCAAAGGCGAGGATGTCGACCGTATCGTCGGCCTCGAGATGGGCGCCGACGACTATCTTCCCAAACCTTTCAATCCGCGCGAACTCGTCGCGCGCATTCACGCCGTTCTGCGTCGTCAGGCCCCGCCCGAACTCCCGGGTGCGCCCAGCGAAACGATGGAAACCTTCGAGTTCGGCGACTTCGCCCTGAACCTCGCTACGCGCACCCTCACCAAGAACGGCCAGGAAATTGCCCTGACCACCGGCGAGTTCTCCGTCCTCAAGGTCTTCGCACGTCACCCGCGTCAGCCGCTCTCGCGGGAAAAACTCATGGAGCTCGCGCGCGGTCGCGAATACGAGGTCTTCGACCGGAGCCTCGACGTGCAGATCTCGCGTCTGCGCAAGCTCATCGAACCGGACCCGGGCAGCCCCCGCTTCATTCAGACGGTGTGGGGCCTCGGCTACGTCTTCATCCCGGACGGCGGCGCGTGATCGCGCATCACGTCGCGCGCTGTAAAACGACGCCGGTCGCGATCCATTCGCGCACCGGCGTCTTGTCTTGCCTCACTTCGCAATTCCCGCAATTCATGTCGTCTGCCCTGGCGCCCATGAGTCTCCGTCATTTCGAATCTTGCGCGCTTCGGACTTTCCGACCCGCCGACGTCACGCATTAGACGGAGCAACCCCATGCATCCGATTCGGATGGTACGCGGGCTGTTCGGCGGTCTGTTCTGGCGTACCTTTTTCCTCATCGCACTACTCATCGGCGTCAGCCTCGCCGCGTGGTATCAGAGCTTTCGCGTAATCGAACGCGAGCCGCGCGCGCAGCGCGTCGCACAGCAACTCGTCTCCATCGTCAAACTCACGCGCACCGCCCTGCTCTATTCCGAGCCGGACCTGCGCCGCGCGCTGCTGCAAGATCTGGAAAGTAACGAAGGCATTCGCGTCTATCCGCGCGAACCGGCCGATTCGATCGAGAAGCAACCCAGCGGCGTCGTGCAGGACCTGATCGTGCGCGACGTACAGCGCCGCCTCGGCACCGACACCGTCATCGCCGCCTCGGTCAACGAGATCCCCGCCATGTGGATCAGCTTCAAGATCGATGAAGACGACTACTGGGTCGCCATCGAGCAAGACCGGATCGACACGGCGACAGGCCTTCAACTCTTCAGTTGGGGGACGTTCGCGCTCGCCCTCTCGCTCATCGGCGCGGCGTTCATAACGGCGCTCGTGAACCGGCCGTTCGCACGACTCGCCCACGCAGCCCGCGCCATCGGCGAAGGTCAGCGCCCCGACCCCTTGCCCGAGCGCGGCATGGGCGAAGCGGCCGAGGCCAACCGAAGTTTCAATCAGATGGTGGAGGAACTCGACCGACTCGAAGCCGACCGTGCGCTGATGCTCGCCGGTATCTCGCACGATCTGCGTACTCCGCTCGCACGCCTGCGTCTCGAGACAGAAATGAGCCCGTCGGACGAAACGGTAAAGCGCGACATGATCAGCGACATCGAGCAAATGGACGAGATCATCGGACGCTTCCTCGATTACGCCCGCCCCGCTTCGCGCGCGGCACAGGCCGTGGACCTATCCGAAATCGCGCGCGATGCGGCAAGCGCTTTCGAAGGGCGCGACGAGGTCAACATCAGCGTCGAACTTGCCGATACGGCGCTGATACTGGCCGAGCGCACGGACCTCAAGCGTCTGCTCACGAACCTGATCGAAAACGCTCGCAAGTACGGCCGCGATGCGCAAACCGACATCGCCAACATCCACATCTCCACGCGCGTGCTCGGCGAACGCGTCGAGATGCGCGTGCGCGATACCGGCCCGGGTATCCCCGAGGAACAATTGCACCTCGTGTTCCGTCCCTTCTATCGTGTGGACACCGCCCGCACGAAGGCCGACGGGACAGGCCTGGGCATGGCCATCGTGCAGCGCATCGCAACGCGCTACAAAGGTCACGCCTCGCTGCGTAACGTGCACCCCGGCTCCGGCCTTGAAATCACGGTGTCATTTCCGCTTGCTAAATAAGTGTTTGATGTGATCGGGCGAAAATTTGGCTATCCTCAAGGTTTGGCCTCGCCCGAAGCCGCAAAATCCTATCGACGGGATTTGTTTTAACTATCCCCCGCATAAAAATAAGCTATTGCCATCATAATATCGATAGCGTATACTGCTTTAGTTGACCGGGATCGCGTGAACTCGGTCAGTTGCCAGTTTTGATGTCCTTTTGGCATCACGACATAAACCGCACTAATTTAGGAGTAATCGATGAAGACTGTCGGCGATAAACTCGAAGCGTTCTCGGTCGAAGCGGCCAAGCCTGGTTTCAACAACCACGAAGAAAACGGCGTGTCGGCTTTCGAAACGATCACCGAAGCCTCGTTCCCGGGCAAGTGGAAGATCATCTACTTCTACCCGAAGGACTTCACTTTCGTGTGCCCGACCGAAATCGTGGAATTCGGCAAGCTGGCTAACGACTTCTCGGATCGTGACGCAGTGCTGCTCGGCGGCTCGGGCGACAACGAATTCGTGAAGCTGGCATGGCGCCGTGAGCACAAGGACCTGAACAAGCTGAACCACTACTCGTTCGGCGACACGACCGGTGCTCTGATCGACCAACTGGGCGTGCGTGACAAGCAAGCTGGCGTGGCGCTGCGTGCAACGTTCATCGTTGACCCGGACAACGTCATCCAGCACGTTTCGGTGAACAACCTGAACGTCGGCCGTAACCCGGAAGAAGTGCTGCGTATTCTGGATGGTCTGCAAACGGACGAACTCTGCCCGTGCAACCGTGCAGTCGGCGGTGAAACGCTCTAAGCGTCTCCCGAAGCCCGCGCAAGCGGGCTTTTTCAGCCCAAAGCAATAGGAGAAATTTATGGAATTCATCACCGCGATTAAGGCGCAGATCCCTGACTACGCCAAGGACATCCGCCTGAACCTCGACGGCACCATCGTCCGCTCCTCGCTGGAAGGCAACGACGCCGTCGGCGTGGCCCTCGCCGCTGCGTTTGCGGCCAAGAGCCAGCCGCTCGTCAAGGCAATTCGCGAAGCTGGCGTGCTGGCCCCGGAAGAGCTGGAAGGCGCGTTGACCGCGGCCGCGCTCATGGGCATGAACAACACCTGGTATCCGTATCTCGAGATGGCCGACAACGCCGAGCTCAAGAACGAAAAGGCCCAGCTGCGCATGAATGGTTACGCCACGCGCGGCGGTGTCGACCAGCGCCGCTTCGAGATGTACGCGCTGGCCGCGTCCATCGTCGGCAAGTGCCACTTCTGCGTGAAGTCGCACGCGCAGCTGCTCAGCGCCGAGCATGGCATGAGCACCGCGCAATTGCGTGACATCGGCCGTATCGCCGCCGTCATCAATGCTGCGGCTCAGGTGATCGCTGCCGAAGCTGCATAAGTGGCATAAGTGGCATAAGCTGCATAAGCTGCATAAGCGTCGATACGTCGTCGCCAAACAAAAACGGCGCTACCGGACGAACCCGGTAGCGCCGTTTGTCCGACTGACGGTAAGGTCAGAGACTTACGCGAACCTCGGCAACATTAGCGTCCGATCAGCAACGCCGCCGCTTGCGCTTCAATGCCTTCCTGACGTCCGAGGTAGCCCAGCTTTTCGTTGGTCTTCGCCTTGACATTCACCTGCGCGACGCTCACGCCCAGCGCATCCGCAATCGACTGCGTCATCGCTGCGATATGCGGCGCGAGCTTCGGGGCCTGTGCGATGACGGTGCAATCGACGTTCAGGATCTCGTAACCTTGCTCACGCACGCGGCGCATCGCCTCCTTGAGCAAAACGACGCTGTTCGCACCCTTGAACGTCGGATCGGTATCCGGGAAGTGACGGCCGATGTCGCCCAGCCCAGCGGCACCGAGCACTGCATCGGTGATCGCATGCAGCAGCACGTCGGCGTCCGAGTGGCCCA
The Pandoraea oxalativorans genome window above contains:
- the ompR gene encoding two-component system response regulator OmpR translates to MENKNSPKILVVDDDPRLRDLLRRYLGEQGFNVFVAENATAMNKLWVRERFDLLVLDLMLPGEDGLSICRRLRGANDRTPIIMLTAKGEDVDRIVGLEMGADDYLPKPFNPRELVARIHAVLRRQAPPELPGAPSETMETFEFGDFALNLATRTLTKNGQEIALTTGEFSVLKVFARHPRQPLSREKLMELARGREYEVFDRSLDVQISRLRKLIEPDPGSPRFIQTVWGLGYVFIPDGGA
- a CDS encoding ATP-binding protein; its protein translation is MHPIRMVRGLFGGLFWRTFFLIALLIGVSLAAWYQSFRVIEREPRAQRVAQQLVSIVKLTRTALLYSEPDLRRALLQDLESNEGIRVYPREPADSIEKQPSGVVQDLIVRDVQRRLGTDTVIAASVNEIPAMWISFKIDEDDYWVAIEQDRIDTATGLQLFSWGTFALALSLIGAAFITALVNRPFARLAHAARAIGEGQRPDPLPERGMGEAAEANRSFNQMVEELDRLEADRALMLAGISHDLRTPLARLRLETEMSPSDETVKRDMISDIEQMDEIIGRFLDYARPASRAAQAVDLSEIARDAASAFEGRDEVNISVELADTALILAERTDLKRLLTNLIENARKYGRDAQTDIANIHISTRVLGERVEMRVRDTGPGIPEEQLHLVFRPFYRVDTARTKADGTGLGMAIVQRIATRYKGHASLRNVHPGSGLEITVSFPLAK
- a CDS encoding peroxiredoxin, which translates into the protein MKTVGDKLEAFSVEAAKPGFNNHEENGVSAFETITEASFPGKWKIIYFYPKDFTFVCPTEIVEFGKLANDFSDRDAVLLGGSGDNEFVKLAWRREHKDLNKLNHYSFGDTTGALIDQLGVRDKQAGVALRATFIVDPDNVIQHVSVNNLNVGRNPEEVLRILDGLQTDELCPCNRAVGGETL
- a CDS encoding carboxymuconolactone decarboxylase family protein — its product is MEFITAIKAQIPDYAKDIRLNLDGTIVRSSLEGNDAVGVALAAAFAAKSQPLVKAIREAGVLAPEELEGALTAAALMGMNNTWYPYLEMADNAELKNEKAQLRMNGYATRGGVDQRRFEMYALAASIVGKCHFCVKSHAQLLSAEHGMSTAQLRDIGRIAAVINAAAQVIAAEAA
- the ispF gene encoding 2-C-methyl-D-erythritol 2,4-cyclodiphosphate synthase, which encodes MTEQAVSPVSLAALSKLRIGQGYDVHALVPGRALIMGGVTIPFERGLLGHSDADVLLHAITDAVLGAAGLGDIGRHFPDTDPTFKGANSVVLLKEAMRRVREQGYEILNVDCTVIAQAPKLAPHIAAMTQSIADALGVSVAQVNVKAKTNEKLGYLGRQEGIEAQAAALLIGR